DNA from Hyphomicrobiales bacterium:
CCGGCGGCGACGGGGCGTGCCATCATGCTGGCGGCATGCCACTTTGAACCGCAGGAACGCAGATCCTGCTGGGGGACGCCACCCTGGGCGCCGGTTTGCCATTCCCGTCACGGCGCAGTGATACAATGAAATGAAGGACATACGATGACCAGGAACGACCTGAAGATGAGGCAAGGCAAGACGTTCTCGCTGATCGTTCGTTGGGCGACGCTGCCGTTCGTCCACGCCGCCATCACGGCGATCACGAAGGCGGCGCCGGCTGTCATCACCAGTTCGGCACACGGCGTCCCCGACGGCTGGCGCGTGGCGGTCGTGTCGGCGGCGGCATGCGGCAGATCAACGCCAAGAACACGCCGCCCAGATCCACGGACTACCGTCGCGCGACAGTGCCTGACACGAGCACCGTGGCGCTGAACGACGTGAACTCGACGAACTACTCGACGTACACGTCCGGTGGCTATCTCCAGTACAAGACGCCTGTCGACCTGACCGCTTCACGGCGCGCATGTCCATCAAGGATGTCGTCGGTGGCACCGAGTTGCTCCGGCTCGACACGACCAACGCACGCATCGCGCTCGACAACGCCGCCAAAACTATTGCGCTTACCATCTCGGCAGCCGACACGGCGGCCATCACGTGGCTGGAAGGCGTGTATGACTTGGAGCTGGTGTCGGCTACGGTGTAGTGAGCCTCGTGATGTCGGGCGCCGTCACCGTAGATACCGAAGTAACCACAACTTGAGGAGATTGAAATGGCATTGATCACGACGTCCAAGGGCTCATGGACGAGTCCCTGCTCGAAAAGCGAACCGGCGGGCTGGATGACGCCAACGAGACGACCGAGTGGGTTGAATACTGGCACGACGGCGAACTCGTCCATCGTTCCGCCGCCGTCGTTCTTAAACCCCGTTGCTGGCGCCGCCAGCGTTTCACTGTTCTAATTAACTCAAAGGAGTATGACAAATGGCTAACAGCGCCGGCATGTGCACGTCGTTCAAAGGGGAGCTTCTCACAGGTATCCACGCCCTCGGCCCGGCACGGGTTCCCACGCACCGTATCCACGGCGGACGTCGTCAAGGCGGCGCTGTTCCCTGGCATCGGCGTCGCGTGGCGTCGCGGACACCGTGTATAACACGACCGGCGAACTCGCGGCGTCGGGCAGCAACACGCAGGGGCGGCGTCACGGTGACGATGGCCACGGCGCCGAGCACGAGCGGCACGACGGGCATCTTCACGCCGAGCGCCAGCTTCACGTGGGCTGCGCTCACGTCGTCGGGCGCGTTCGATGCCTGCGTGCTGTATAACAGCTCGCAGAGCGACAAGCAGATCAGCGTGCCACGTTCTCGTCGCAGTCGATCACGGCCGGCACGTTCACGCTGACCATGCCGACCAACGACGCCAGTAATGCGTTGCTTCCGGATCGCATAAGGAGCACTACCATGACACCAGCACAACTTCAAACACTCAAAGCCGCTGTTCTTGCGTCGGTCGATCCGGCAGTGCAAGCAGCAGGGTCAAGCCGAAACGACACCGAATTGGCCCGCCTACTGAACCTGCCCAGCACGTTCTACGTGTGGCGCAGCACAGTGCCTGCGGACGAGGTAGCCGATGCAATCCTGTGGGACCGCCTCACGCCGGCAGACGCGCCCGATGGCAGCGCAATCCAGACCAATCGCCTGCTGCTGTGCCAGTCGAAGCAGATCAACTTGCAAGTGTTGTTGCAAGGACGCGACAGCATCGGGACGGGCAGGCCGAACCTTCGCGCTGGACTTTCTGACGCTTTGCAGAACGTCCCGTCCGGCATTGGTGGAGCTACGCAAGACGCTGGCTGGGCAGGAGCAAGCCGCGTAAAAGCCACCATTACTCGACTGGCAACGGTTGCGGAACGTGTATTCGCAACTGGCACTGGAACTACTGGCATTCCAGGCAATCTGGTATTCGAGGGCGATCTCAACGTCAATGACATTGGCGAAATGTGGAATAGCTGATCATGGCCAACGAGAGCTACATCCGCAAGGGAACCTCGAAGCTCGTCAATGGCGAGGCTGGAGCCGCATCGGCGTTTTCGGTGGAAGGTGTGACCAACGCCAACGGCCGAGTATCCGACCAGATTGATTGGGGCGCAGCGCCGCGACCTATGTGGTACGAGTGGTCTTGCGAAGTGCAGTTTCAGGCTACGCCAACGCAGGGTCTCGGACTGGAATTGTATGTGGCTGGGGCTCCTGACGCAGACAGCACGCAAATCGATGGCGACATCGGCGCAAGTGATGCTGCACTCGGCGACGTGGACATGCGCCGCAACCTGCGATTCATCGGCTACGTCGTGAGCGAGAACGCTGCGGCCAGCGAGAAGTGCGTCGCTTCTGGAAGGTTCCAATTCACGCAGCGGTACATGAGCATCGTTGCCTACAACGCCAGCGGTGCGACGGCCAATGCGACCGATTCAAACTTCCGCTTCGACATCGTGCCGTTCTACGTTCAGGGGCAGTAGGTGGCTGGGTATTTTGACGAGTCGGCAGAACTCTGCACCGAACAGCCACAGGACCCGCTAAAGGTACGTGCCGAGCTACGGCCGCTCTACGGCCTTCAGCCTGGCGGCTTTGGCCGGTTGGATACGTCGGGTGTACCACTTACGGCTGGTTCCGGCGTCTCTTCCGTGGTATCACGGCAAGGGCGGATAATCTCCCTCACCGATGATACGAACGGCTACCTACGCAATCTTGCTGTTTCGGCCAACTACCCGCTGAGTTTTGTATTCGCGGGATCGATGCCATCTACTGCCGACTTTCGCTGCCCGTCTATGCTGACTACGGCGAGCGATAAAACAGTCCGATTTTTTGGCAAAAGCGATGGCTCCGTAGTAGCGCAGCATATAGGAGGCACGACAAGCGCAACGGCTACTAGCGCGCAGATTTTCTCCTTTGGCGAACCGTTTACGGCTGTGGCAGTATTTGGCTCGGCGACAGATGTAAGGGTTTACGGCGCAGGACCTATGAGCCGTAGTAGTGCATCCTCCTCGACAAACGTCGGTGCTCTTGTCCCGCTTACTCGCCTGGCATACGGCCAATACAATGGCAGCGCAGCGCTCTATCCGTGGGGTGGAGGCATTGCCTTGGCGCAGTGGCTCAATGTCTCGCTTACGGCAGCAGAAGCCTGGGCGCTGGTCGATAACCCGTGGCAGATATTCGAGTCGCCGCCGATAGACATCTGGGTGCCGAGTGCGGGGGGTGCGACGCTCGCGCTCTCAGGCGTAGCCGCCACAGGAGCGGCGGGGGCGCTAGCTCCGACCATCACCAACGCCCTTGCTGGCGTAGCCGCCACGGGCGCGGTAGGTACCCTCACGCCAACGGTAGGGGTGACGGTCGCACTCACCGGTGCCGCAGCTACTGGCGCGACAGGGTCGCTGGCCCCGTCGATGTCTGTAGCGCTGTCCGGCGCGGCGGCAACCGGTGCGGTAGGTCCCTCACGCCAACGGTAGGGGTGACGGTCGCACTCACCGGTGCCGCAGCTACTGGCGCGGTCGGACTACTGGTTCCATCCATCATCGCGGCCCTTGCCCGGCGCGGCGGCCACGGGGGGGCGGTCGGCGTTCTCACTCCAGTCACCGGCACCACTGTCGCGCTCACCGGCGCCGTCGGCACTGGAGCCACAGGTTCACTTGCGCCGGCGTTCAGCTTGTCCATTACAGGCGCGGCGGCGACAGGCGCTGCGGGCACGCTGACCCCAGTCTCTGGAACCACTGTCGCGCTTGCCGGCGTCGCCGGCGCGTCGGCTGTCGGACTACTCGTTCCGGACTTCAGTCTATCCGTCGCCGGCGTGTCCGCTACCGGCGCGGCAGGTGTACTCGTTCCGGGGTTCGGCCTGTCCGTCTCGGGCGTGTCCGCTACCGGCGCGGTAGGTACGCTCAGCCCATCGACTGGGACGTTCGTCGCGCTCACCGGCGTTGCCAGCACGGGGCAGTACGGCTCGCTAGCCCCATCGTTCGCCTTGAACCTATCTGGCATACTGGCTACCGGGTACGCGGGCGCGCTGTCGCCGCCGCTGTCGGAGGCGTGATACGCCCGCAAAGAGATGTTCGTCGAACACGGTTTCTCCGAAGTGTTCGCAGAAACCGGGCGCCGTGAAACATTCGTGGAGGCCCCATGAACTGGATACTGGGTAAGATCGTCGGCAACCCGCTGCTGATCCTGTGGATCGCCGCGGCGGCGTTCGCGGCGGGCGGCGTGGCCGGCGGCGGCGCCGCGTGGACGGCGCAGGGCTGGCGGCTGGATGCGGTACAATCCAAGTTCGATGGCTTCGTGGCGACCGTGAAGGCGCAAGGCGTGGCGGCGCAGAAGGCGACGGCGGCGCAGGAGTCCAGGGACAAACTCAACAAGGAGCAGACCGATGCTGCCACGAAACGCGATCTCGATACTCTGCGCGCTGACAATCAGCGCCTGCGCAACACCCGTACCCGTGGCAGCTACGTGCCCGTCGCCGCCTCCACTCCCGACAGTCCTGACCGAGCCTGCTTCGACCGGCCCGAGCTTGGCGCGGCGCTACAACGACTCGATGACGAGGTTTCGGGACTCGTTGAAGAAGGCAGTGAAGCCGTGATCAATCTCGATTCCGCCAAGGAATGGGCAAGGAGAAGGTGAATGAACATCCACGAAACCATCGCAGTACCCGTTACGCAGAAGGTCGCCACGGCAGCCGCGGCGGGCGGACTTGGGATCGCCGCGTACTTCGGCATCACGTCGCAAGAACTGGGCATGTTCATTGGTCTGTTCATAGCCTTCGGCGGCGGCGTGACGGCGGCGATGATCAACTTTTACTTTCGGCAAAAAGCATTTCCAACCTTGTCAAGGAATATGTCAAGTCCGGGGATTTCGACCGGCGCAAAGAGGAACGCAGGGAAGCTATTTGTACGCAGTGCCCATTGGTCAAGCACCGCCATGATTGCGACAATATTTAAGCGACTATTCCGGGCCGTCACTGCATTCGTGGTGGTGCTGGTGCACGATCCAGTGGCTGCGCATCAGAAGATCACCGAGGTATTGGGGATACGAGGATGACACTGGTACAGAACTGGAAGCGCATCATCACGAAGGCGTGGTCTATCCGCTGGATGCTCGTCGCCGCTTTGTTCGCCGGTATAGATGCGGCACTGCCGATCTTCGCCAATCGAATACCACAGGGGGTGTTTTCCATCCTTGCGGCACTGTCAGCTTGCATAGGTACTGTGGCGCGCCCGGTGCCCGGTGATGTTCCGACGATCGGCTTCGGCACGACCGATGGTGTCAAGCCTGGTGACACGATTACGCCGCCGAAGGCGCTGGAACGCGCTTTGCATGACGTACAAAAATTTGAAGGCGCGCTAAAACACTGCGTCAGGGTTCCGCTGCATCAGCACGAGTATGACGCTTACGTAAATCTGGCGTACAACATCGGCCCGGTGCGTTCTGTGGTTCGACACTGGTGCGCAAGCTAAACGCCGGAGACTACATTGGCGCATGCCAGCAGATACTCGTTTGGGATAAGTTCAAAGGCAAGCCGTTGCGCGGACTCACTATCCGCCGGCAGCAGGAACACCAACAATGTATGGGAGAAACATCGTGAGTGCGGATCATTGGGACATGAAGGCGAATCGTAACAAGATCGTCGACATGCTGGACAGTGCAATCGACAATGCGGCTACCGATCCGACGCGGGCGATGATGAGTATTGATGAGGCGCGGAAGCAGTTGCAGCAGATGTTTTTGTGGGCGCATGAGGCGCATCTGCGGAGTATCCCGAAAGTGTGGGGACGACCATGACGCTATCGGTCGTTTCGTTCCCGAGCAAGGACATTCGGGATATACCCTTGTCACTGCGCGCATTGGCCGACAGCATTGAGCTGGGCCTGTACGACGATGCGCACAATCTTGCATGGGTTATCGACTGTGGGGAAGGTCGCATCGAAGCGGGGCTGCTCGGTTCGGCAGCGGAAGTCTCTCCGACCGCGTACTTTCTGTTCGGACTGGCGCAACGTAGGATTGAACCATGAACCCGTTCGCAGCTACTTACGAGGCAGTGAAATGAAATGGACACCGTCCTCAAACTGCTTGGGGAAGACGGCGAACTACAAGTCGCGGTACGACAGAGACGCGCCGGTGCGACTGGGCCGGCGGCAGCAGATGTGCGCTCGCCACGCCCGTGATCCGGGTGCCGGCGAAGAAGCCCGACCGCGACGTGACGGCCCGCCGGCCCAGCATGAGCCAAGAGATCGGCTTCGGATGCTACACTACCCCACCATCCTGCAAGGAGTAACACCATGGCCATGACACAATCCACTCGCCCCGCCGGCGCCCAAGTCGGCCCGCTACTGTTTGCTTCGGCGTCTGGCACCATCCCCGCTACCGGCAACACCGTCCTCCTCGAAGTGCCGACGCTGGGCCTCAAGAACATCGGTGTCGACTTCGATGTCGGCGTGAACGCGCTGGATACCTTCGTCGTGTCGGCGCAGTTCCACCCGGACGGCGCGTTCCAGACACTCTACAGCGCCATCACGTCGACGCCGGCCGGCCTCATCATCGCGGCGTCGGGCACGCTGGCCAGCACGGGTGCCGGCGCGACGGCGTGGCTGCTCATGGACGTCCGTGGTATCTACAAGGTGCGCTTCAGCGCCAGCGGTACCGCCGCGGATACCACGACTGTTGCGATCCGCTGTTCGGGTTCGCGGTAGTACCAAAAAGAACCCCGGCGCGGTGGAGGAGGGGGCACCGGCCGGGGGCAGCGCCACACAGGGCGACTACTCAGATAGTATAGCAGACCTGACTCGTGCGACGGCGATGTCGAAGTAGCCGTGCTCCATGTCGTTGTCGACGCCCACGAAGCCGAAGCCCTCCTTGAGCGCGGCCTTGCCGGTTGACCCGGAACCCATGAAGGGGTCGAGCACCGTGCCGCCGGGCGGCGTGACGAGTCGGCAGAGGTAGCGCATGAGTTCGGTCGGTTTCACGGTGGGGTGGGCGTTCTGGGTCTGCGTGCGCGAACGATCATCCCCAACAAGCGCCGGACCTGCGTTCGCCCGCATGCCTTGTGTTGTTTTAGTCTCAAGCGCCTCGCAGCCCTCGTTCCGATCCTTCTTGCTACACTTCGGCGAATAGAAAAACCGTGCGGCGCTGCCCTTGCCGGCGTCGTGCGGCGTCCGTGGCCCGCCGAAGTATTCGCTCTTGCCCGAGCCAACCACGCCGTCGCCGTACCCAGTGATCTTGACCTGTGGCAGCGATCCGCCGGATCCGTTGCTGTCGGGGAACAGGGCCAGCACTTCATCGCTGCCGTCGTGGATCAGGTTGGCGGGCCAGCGACCTAGTGTTGATCCTGTGCTGTACTCTTCCTGTAGAGGTTGAATCTCTCCTATCATCCCTGTCATGTAGGAGGAGGAGGAGGAGTTGTGCCGAGTCGTAGTATCAATGCCCTCAACCCGACACCCATCAATGTTGATCGCCCCCGTACCAAACTGCTGCACGTTCGCCGCAACCGTGCCGATCAATGGCTTGCGAGCAACAATGACAGGCTCGTAGGCGGGCTTAAGACTTGTGCCGAACCCCTCATACTCTTTCTTGAGTTTGCCACATCGCGAGCAGCAGCCACTGTTTCGTAGTGCTCGTCCATCCAGTGCTCCAGATGCGTCGCATAAATTTTCAAATTGGGCGGCGCGTTGTTCGCCCGATTCAGATCCCTGTGGTGAACTTCCTCCTCGTCCGTCAGCGAGCGCCCAAGCATTTTCTCCGCAACCAGAATGTGCTCCAACACATACCCGTTCTGGCGCGCTCTCGGGTGTTCCGGCATCCTCACCATCACATACCCCTTCTCTGGCTCGATGTAGCGACCCCCTTTCCATGCGGGGT
Protein-coding regions in this window:
- a CDS encoding site-specific DNA-methyltransferase, whose translation is MTGMIGEIQPLQEEYSTGSTLGRWPANLIHDGSDEVLALFPDSNGSGGSLPQVKITGYGDGVVGSGKSEYFGGPRTPHDAGKGSAARFFYSPKCSKKDRNEGCEALETKTTQGMRANAGPALVGDDRSRTQTQNAHPTVKPTELMRYLCRLVTPPGGTVLDPFMGSGSTGKAALKEGFGFVGVDNDMEHGYFDIAVARVRSAILSE
- a CDS encoding HNH endonuclease — translated: MREQVLVLAVEMPYNQPMTNRIPNTMCDCCGKAIYRRPNLLRTNVNKYCSHACQFKAKPNRSCGPRGPNQKLAGANNPAWKGGRYIEPEKGYVMVRMPEHPRARQNGYVLEHILVAEKMLGRSLTDEEEVHHRDLNRANNAPPNLKIYATHLEHWMDEHYETVAAARDVANSRKSMRGSAQVLSPPTSLSLLLASH